One part of the uncultured Bacteroides sp. genome encodes these proteins:
- the tatC gene encoding twin-arginine translocase subunit TatC, which yields MAEMTFWDHLDELRRVLFRVCGIWFVLLIGFFIAMPYLFDTVILAPCHNDFAFYSLLHKIGDLLQLSDEFFTQQFEVKLININLASPFFIHISTAFWMSVVVSVPYLLFEIWGFIKPALYENEKSNVRTALGIGTIMFFLGVLLGYFMVFPLTLRFLATYQISAEIVNQISLNSYIDNFMMLILMMGLVFELPLVTWMLAKIGLVRKSFLRKYRKHAIVAIFIIAAIITPTGDPFTLSVVAIPLCLLYEMSILIIKDKKAEIAEEEE from the coding sequence ATGGCTGAAATGACGTTCTGGGATCACTTGGACGAGTTACGTCGTGTGCTCTTCAGGGTATGTGGAATATGGTTTGTATTGTTGATAGGCTTTTTTATTGCAATGCCCTATCTGTTCGATACAGTAATTCTTGCACCTTGTCACAATGATTTTGCCTTTTATTCCCTTCTTCACAAGATAGGGGATTTGCTCCAATTGTCCGATGAGTTTTTTACCCAACAGTTTGAGGTGAAGCTGATTAATATAAATCTGGCTTCGCCTTTCTTTATTCATATTTCCACTGCCTTCTGGATGTCGGTAGTGGTATCTGTGCCCTATTTGCTGTTTGAAATATGGGGATTTATCAAACCTGCGCTCTATGAGAATGAGAAGAGTAATGTGCGTACTGCACTCGGTATAGGAACTATCATGTTCTTTCTGGGTGTATTGCTGGGATATTTTATGGTGTTTCCGCTTACCCTGCGTTTCCTTGCAACCTATCAGATAAGTGCAGAGATTGTCAATCAGATTTCTCTGAATTCCTATATAGATAATTTTATGATGCTTATCCTGATGATGGGACTGGTTTTTGAGCTTCCGCTTGTAACCTGGATGCTGGCTAAAATCGGACTTGTCAGAAAATCGTTTCTTAGGAAATACAGAAAGCATGCCATTGTTGCTATCTTTATAATAGCTGCTATAATTACACCAACCGGAGATCCGTTCACCCTCTCAGTGGTAGCCATTCCTCTTTGCCTGCTCTATGAAATGAGTATCCTTATTATTAAGGATAAGAAGGCAGAAATTGCAGAGGAAGAAGAATGA
- the tatA gene encoding twin-arginine translocase TatA/TatE family subunit encodes MLNSILLWNVGFPEILIVALIVLLLFGGKKIPELMKGLGKGVKSFKDGIKEAENEIKNTKDELDKPSEEQK; translated from the coding sequence ATGTTGAATAGCATTTTACTTTGGAATGTCGGATTTCCTGAAATCCTTATTGTGGCTTTAATTGTGTTGCTCCTTTTTGGTGGAAAGAAAATTCCTGAATTAATGAAAGGGCTGGGCAAAGGCGTTAAGAGCTTTAAAGACGGAATTAAAGAAGCCGAAAATGAGATTAAGAATACGAAAGACGAATTAGACAAGCCTTCGGAAGAGCAAAAATAA
- a CDS encoding bifunctional UDP-N-acetylmuramoyl-tripeptide:D-alanyl-D-alanine ligase/alanine racemase, producing MSYSIETISQLLCAKRIGDKESRIDWLLTDSRSLCFAEETLFFALQSKRNDGHKYISDLYARGVRNFVVSQLPDTASFTDANFLVVANPLKALQKLAELHRAKFQIPVIGVTGSNGKTVVKEWLHQLLSPDRVITRSPRSYNSQIGVPLSVWQLNEESELAIIEAGISEMGEMRALQSIIRPTIGILTNIGGAHQENFFSLQEKCMEKVSLFKDCDVVIYNGDNDLISDCVAKNMLTAREIAWSKTDKEKPLFISAINKGTDSTTISYRYLGFDNSYTIPFIDDASIENSLNCLAACLYLMVPNEEITVRMAKLEPVAMRLEVKEGKNGCVLINDTYNSDIASLDIALDFLYRRSEAKGMKRTLILSDILETGQSTTLLYRKVAQLVHSRGINKIIGVGSEITSIAKKFEIEKYFFPNTEAFLKSEVFSSLRNEVILIKGSRDFAFERISEELELKVHETILEINLNALVANLNYFRSKLKPETKMVCMVKAFAYGAGSYEVAKTLQDHRVDYLAVAVADEGSDLRKAGITGSIMIMNPEMSAFKTMFDYKLEPEVYSFHLLDALIKEAEKEGITNFPIHVKLDTGMHRLGFAPGDMPELIKRLKSQNAVLPRSVFSHLVGSDSEKFDTFTRQQIEIFDEASLQLTSAFQHKILRHICNSAGIERFPGAQHDMVRLGIGLYGVSAVDNSIINNVSTLKTTILQIRDVPKEDSVGYSRKGHLERDSRIAAIPIGYADGLNRHLGNGNAYCMVNGKKAPYVGNICMDVCMIDVTDIDCKEGDNAIIFGDELPITVLSDILDTIPYEILTSVSSRVKRVYFQD from the coding sequence ATGTCGTATTCTATAGAAACTATTTCGCAATTATTATGCGCAAAACGCATTGGTGATAAAGAATCACGCATCGATTGGCTTTTAACAGACAGCCGGTCACTATGTTTCGCTGAAGAAACTCTTTTTTTTGCTTTACAAAGCAAACGTAACGATGGTCATAAATATATCTCCGACTTGTATGCCCGGGGAGTTAGAAATTTTGTTGTAAGCCAATTGCCTGATACTGCATCTTTCACTGATGCTAATTTTCTGGTGGTTGCCAATCCATTGAAGGCATTACAGAAACTGGCCGAATTACATCGTGCAAAATTCCAGATTCCAGTTATCGGGGTTACAGGCAGTAATGGTAAAACAGTTGTAAAAGAATGGCTACACCAGTTGCTCAGTCCCGATCGTGTTATCACACGTTCTCCGCGTAGTTATAATTCTCAGATCGGTGTACCGCTCTCTGTATGGCAATTAAACGAAGAATCAGAACTGGCTATCATTGAAGCCGGCATCTCAGAAATGGGAGAGATGAGAGCCCTGCAATCCATTATTCGTCCTACTATCGGTATACTTACCAACATTGGTGGTGCACATCAGGAAAACTTCTTCTCTCTGCAGGAGAAGTGTATGGAAAAGGTTTCACTGTTCAAAGATTGCGATGTTGTAATCTATAATGGAGACAACGATCTTATATCAGATTGTGTAGCCAAGAACATGCTTACAGCCAGAGAGATTGCCTGGTCAAAGACAGATAAGGAGAAACCTCTTTTTATCAGTGCTATAAACAAGGGTACCGATAGTACTACTATCAGCTACCGTTATCTTGGATTTGATAATAGCTATACTATTCCGTTTATTGATGATGCTTCCATAGAAAACTCCCTCAACTGCTTGGCTGCCTGTCTTTACCTGATGGTACCTAATGAGGAGATTACCGTACGGATGGCTAAACTGGAACCTGTAGCCATGCGTCTGGAAGTAAAAGAGGGTAAAAATGGTTGCGTGCTTATCAATGATACTTATAATTCAGATATAGCCTCTCTCGATATTGCACTCGATTTCCTTTACCGTCGTTCGGAAGCCAAAGGAATGAAGCGCACACTGATTCTCTCTGATATACTTGAAACCGGACAGAGCACAACTTTACTCTACAGAAAGGTAGCTCAGCTGGTTCATAGCAGAGGAATTAATAAGATAATAGGAGTTGGGTCCGAAATAACTTCCATTGCCAAGAAGTTCGAAATAGAAAAATATTTCTTCCCTAATACGGAAGCATTTCTAAAATCGGAAGTTTTTTCTTCTTTGCGTAACGAGGTAATTCTTATCAAAGGCTCCCGCGATTTCGCTTTCGAACGTATTTCGGAAGAACTCGAACTGAAGGTTCACGAAACTATCCTGGAGATTAACCTGAATGCCCTGGTTGCCAATCTTAATTATTTCCGTTCCAAGCTGAAACCAGAGACTAAGATGGTGTGCATGGTGAAAGCATTTGCTTATGGTGCAGGTTCCTACGAGGTGGCAAAAACTTTGCAGGATCATCGGGTAGATTACCTGGCGGTAGCTGTGGCCGATGAAGGTTCCGACCTCCGTAAAGCTGGTATCACCGGATCTATCATGATCATGAATCCCGAGATGTCTGCATTCAAAACCATGTTCGACTATAAGCTCGAACCTGAAGTATATAGTTTCCACTTGCTCGATGCTCTGATCAAAGAGGCCGAGAAAGAAGGTATTACCAATTTCCCTATCCATGTAAAACTGGATACCGGCATGCACCGTCTGGGATTTGCTCCCGGAGATATGCCTGAGCTGATTAAACGACTGAAATCGCAGAATGCAGTTCTTCCCCGTTCAGTATTCTCTCACCTGGTAGGTAGTGATAGCGAGAAGTTTGATACCTTTACCCGTCAGCAGATCGAGATATTCGATGAAGCATCTTTGCAGCTAACTTCCGCTTTCCAGCATAAAATTCTTCGTCACATCTGTAATTCTGCAGGTATTGAAAGATTCCCTGGTGCACAGCACGATATGGTACGTCTGGGTATTGGTTTGTATGGAGTTAGTGCTGTAGATAATTCTATCATTAATAATGTGAGCACACTAAAAACCACAATCCTTCAGATACGAGATGTACCTAAGGAAGACTCTGTAGGTTATAGCCGTAAAGGACATCTGGAAAGAGATTCCCGTATAGCAGCTATTCCAATTGGTTATGCCGACGGATTGAATCGTCACCTGGGTAATGGTAATGCTTATTGCATGGTTAATGGAAAGAAAGCTCCCTATGTGGGCAATATATGCATGGATGTATGTATGATCGATGTTACTGATATTGACTGTAAAGAGGGTGATAATGCTATTATATTTGGTGATGAGTTGCCTATAACTGTCTTGTCTGATATATTAGATACTATTCCTTACGAAATCCTTACCAGTGTTTCTTCGCGGGTTAAGAGGGTTTACTTCCAGGATTAG
- a CDS encoding GSCFA domain-containing protein: protein MEFRTLVELPKKELTISYSDQILLLGSCFAENIGNLLVKNKFNCEVNPFGVLYNPLSIANALQCLDDKKTFTEKDLFEYKGLYHSFMHHGSFSASSADECLYNINHRMQSATVQFPKLNYLLITFGTAYVYEYKQTGMVVANCHKLPDSAFTRRLLSVEQIVDTYVSLITYLLKKNADVRILFSVSPIRHVKDGMHRNQLSKATLLLAIDQLKEAFPRNVFYFPSYELVMDELRDYRFYADDMLHPSSVAVNYLWEAFDNCYFSRETRQIMKEWGQISKALQHKPFHPESEQYKSFLIQIVLKINQLKEKCPFLDVEKELELCRIL, encoded by the coding sequence ATGGAATTCAGAACATTAGTAGAACTTCCTAAGAAAGAGCTGACTATCTCTTATTCTGATCAGATTCTGTTACTAGGTTCCTGTTTTGCCGAAAATATAGGAAATCTTCTAGTAAAGAATAAGTTCAACTGTGAGGTCAACCCCTTTGGAGTTCTTTATAATCCACTATCAATAGCCAATGCCTTGCAATGTCTGGACGATAAGAAAACATTTACAGAAAAGGATTTGTTCGAATACAAAGGGCTATATCATAGCTTTATGCATCATGGATCTTTCTCTGCTTCTTCTGCAGATGAGTGCCTGTATAATATCAATCATCGTATGCAGTCGGCAACAGTTCAGTTCCCAAAGCTAAACTATCTGCTTATTACGTTTGGTACAGCTTATGTATACGAATATAAGCAAACTGGAATGGTGGTGGCTAATTGTCACAAATTACCTGATAGCGCTTTTACCCGCCGTTTGCTGAGCGTAGAACAAATTGTTGATACTTATGTCTCTCTGATAACTTATTTGTTGAAAAAGAATGCAGATGTAAGAATCCTTTTTTCTGTCAGCCCTATCCGTCACGTAAAAGATGGCATGCACCGCAATCAGCTAAGTAAGGCTACTTTGTTATTAGCAATTGATCAATTAAAAGAAGCATTTCCCCGGAATGTTTTCTATTTTCCCTCATATGAACTTGTCATGGATGAGCTGCGCGATTATCGTTTTTATGCTGATGATATGCTTCATCCATCCTCCGTGGCAGTGAACTATTTGTGGGAAGCATTCGATAATTGCTATTTCTCCCGGGAAACCAGACAAATTATGAAAGAATGGGGCCAAATTAGTAAAGCCCTGCAACATAAACCTTTCCATCCTGAGTCGGAACAATATAAGTCTTTTTTAATACAAATTGTGTTAAAGATTAATCAACTTAAAGAAAAATGTCCGTTCTTAGATGTCGAAAAAGAACTTGAATTATGTCGTATTCTATAG
- the dxs gene encoding 1-deoxy-D-xylulose-5-phosphate synthase, whose product MKNDQTYSLLNGINCPGDLRKLNVDLLPEVCKELRQDIIDELSCNPGHFAASLGAVELTVALHYVFNTPYDRIVWDVGHQAYAHKILTGRRKAFSTNRKLNGLKPFPSPDESEYDSFICGHASNSISAALGMCVAAEHKKEKDRHVVAVIGDGSMTGGLAFEGLNNASSTPNNLLIVLNDNDMAIDRTVGGMKEYLLNLTTTNRYNRIRQKFAQLMLRWGILNETRKKSIIRFNNSLKALLLQQPNIFEGMSIRYFGPFDGHDVKNISRVLNDIKDMTGPKILHLHTVKGKGFEPAEKSATVWHAPGLFDKETGERIVTNTKGMPPLFQEVFGHTLLELAKKNDKIIGVTPAMPTGCSMNIMMKEMPERAFDVGIAEGHAVTFSGGMAQDGLVPFCNIYSSFMQRAFDNIIHDVAIQKQNVVLCLDRAGLVGEDGPTHHGAFDMAYLRCIPNLTIASPYNEHELRRLMYTAQLPNKGPFVIRYPRGRGSVVEWECPLEEIPVGTGRKLRDGKDMAVITIGPIGHLTSKAIVRAEAEGASIAHYDLRFLKPLDKNLLHDVGRNFSKVITVEDGVTEGGMGSAVLEFMSDNNYNPKIKRIGIPNIFVEHGNIKELYKLCGMDEESIYQTIKSQL is encoded by the coding sequence ATGAAGAATGACCAAACATATAGCTTACTTAATGGCATAAATTGCCCGGGGGATCTTCGCAAACTCAATGTAGATTTGCTTCCTGAAGTATGTAAAGAACTAAGGCAGGATATCATTGATGAGCTTTCTTGCAATCCGGGGCACTTTGCCGCGAGTCTGGGAGCTGTGGAACTGACCGTAGCTCTACATTACGTTTTTAATACTCCTTACGATAGAATAGTGTGGGATGTTGGACATCAGGCTTATGCTCACAAGATTCTGACAGGAAGAAGAAAAGCCTTTTCAACTAACCGGAAATTAAATGGCCTTAAGCCATTTCCCTCTCCTGATGAAAGTGAATATGATTCTTTCATCTGCGGACATGCATCAAATTCCATATCCGCAGCATTGGGAATGTGCGTGGCTGCCGAACATAAAAAAGAGAAAGACCGCCATGTGGTTGCCGTGATTGGTGACGGATCAATGACAGGAGGACTGGCTTTTGAAGGACTGAACAATGCCTCTTCAACACCAAATAATTTGCTGATTGTGCTCAATGATAACGATATGGCCATTGACCGTACCGTAGGGGGGATGAAGGAGTATTTGCTTAATCTGACCACAACCAACCGTTATAACCGCATAAGGCAAAAATTTGCCCAGTTAATGCTTCGTTGGGGTATATTAAATGAAACGCGAAAAAAAAGTATTATTCGTTTTAATAACAGTTTAAAAGCTTTGCTACTTCAGCAACCTAATATATTCGAGGGAATGAGTATTCGATACTTCGGTCCGTTTGACGGACACGATGTAAAGAACATATCTCGTGTACTGAATGATATTAAGGATATGACAGGCCCCAAGATTCTGCACTTGCACACCGTAAAAGGAAAAGGTTTTGAACCGGCAGAGAAATCGGCAACAGTGTGGCATGCACCGGGACTCTTTGACAAAGAGACGGGGGAACGAATTGTGACCAATACCAAAGGTATGCCTCCCCTCTTCCAGGAAGTTTTTGGTCATACTCTATTGGAACTTGCCAAAAAGAATGATAAGATAATTGGTGTTACTCCTGCAATGCCAACCGGATGTTCCATGAACATTATGATGAAGGAAATGCCGGAAAGAGCTTTTGACGTGGGTATCGCCGAAGGACACGCTGTTACCTTCTCGGGCGGAATGGCACAAGATGGATTGGTTCCTTTCTGCAACATATACTCGAGCTTTATGCAAAGAGCATTCGATAATATAATTCACGACGTAGCCATTCAAAAACAGAACGTGGTGCTTTGTCTGGACCGTGCCGGATTGGTAGGTGAAGACGGGCCTACACATCATGGCGCGTTCGATATGGCTTATCTGCGTTGCATTCCTAATCTGACTATTGCTTCTCCATATAACGAGCACGAGCTTAGAAGATTGATGTACACTGCTCAGCTTCCGAACAAAGGCCCGTTTGTTATCCGATATCCTAGAGGACGAGGTTCTGTTGTGGAATGGGAATGTCCATTGGAAGAAATTCCTGTGGGAACCGGCAGAAAACTAAGAGATGGAAAAGATATGGCCGTTATCACCATTGGTCCGATAGGACATTTAACCTCCAAGGCTATTGTACGTGCAGAAGCAGAAGGAGCAAGTATTGCACATTATGATTTACGTTTTCTGAAACCACTGGACAAGAATCTGCTGCATGACGTGGGACGAAACTTCAGCAAAGTGATAACCGTGGAAGACGGTGTTACGGAAGGTGGAATGGGAAGTGCTGTTCTGGAATTTATGTCTGATAATAATTACAATCCAAAGATAAAACGAATAGGAATTCCTAATATATTTGTGGAACATGGTAATATTAAAGAGCTTTACAAGCTTTGCGGAATGGATGAAGAAAGCATATATCAAACTATAAAATCGCAATTATGA
- the trkA gene encoding Trk system potassium transporter TrkA encodes MKIIIAGAGAVGTHLAKLLSKEKQDIVLMDENEDKLVALDANYDLMTVCTSATSIAGLKDAGVANADLFIAVTPDESRNMTACMLASNLGAKKTVARIDNFEYLQPNHQEFFKKLGVDSLIYPEMLAAKEIVSSIRMSWIRQWWEFCGGALILIGVKIRQTATILDIPLSELGKQNIPFHIVAIKRGNETIIPRGDDTIKLYDIVYFTTTQKYIPYIRKVVGKEHYADVRNVMIMGGSRIAVRTAQYAPEYMKMKIVENDAARCVRLTELLDDKTMVINGDGRDVDLLVEEGLKDTEAFVALTGSSETNILACLAAKRMGVRKTVAEVENIDYIGMAESLDIGTVINKKLIAASHIYQMMLNADVSNVKCLTFANADVAEFKVKEGSAITKRKVKDLGLPKGTTIGGLIRNGEGIVVTGDTQIQPKDHVVVFCLSMMIKKIEKFFN; translated from the coding sequence ATGAAAATTATTATAGCAGGTGCCGGAGCTGTGGGCACACATCTTGCCAAACTCCTTTCAAAGGAAAAACAGGACATTGTTCTGATGGACGAAAATGAGGACAAACTAGTAGCATTGGATGCCAACTATGACCTGATGACAGTATGCACATCTGCCACTTCAATTGCCGGGCTTAAGGATGCGGGAGTGGCAAATGCCGACCTGTTTATCGCCGTTACTCCGGATGAAAGCCGAAACATGACTGCGTGTATGCTGGCTTCCAATCTGGGTGCCAAGAAGACGGTAGCTCGTATTGATAATTTTGAATACCTTCAACCTAATCATCAGGAATTTTTCAAGAAGCTGGGTGTTGATTCGCTTATCTACCCGGAAATGCTTGCTGCCAAAGAAATTGTATCTTCTATAAGAATGAGCTGGATTCGTCAGTGGTGGGAGTTTTGCGGCGGTGCGCTGATACTTATTGGTGTAAAAATAAGGCAGACAGCTACCATTCTTGACATTCCACTCAGCGAACTAGGAAAACAAAATATACCATTCCATATCGTTGCGATTAAAAGAGGTAACGAAACCATTATTCCGCGCGGTGACGATACAATAAAACTATATGATATTGTTTACTTTACTACGACTCAGAAATACATTCCATATATTCGTAAAGTTGTAGGAAAGGAACATTATGCCGATGTGCGTAATGTGATGATTATGGGAGGAAGCCGTATTGCGGTAAGAACAGCTCAATATGCACCTGAATACATGAAGATGAAAATTGTAGAAAATGATGCTGCCCGCTGTGTGCGACTGACTGAATTGCTGGACGACAAGACAATGGTTATTAACGGAGACGGACGTGACGTTGATCTTTTGGTTGAAGAAGGATTGAAAGACACAGAAGCTTTTGTTGCGCTGACCGGAAGTTCTGAAACTAACATTCTGGCCTGTCTGGCTGCCAAACGAATGGGAGTAAGAAAGACTGTTGCCGAGGTTGAAAATATAGATTACATCGGAATGGCGGAAAGTCTGGATATTGGTACGGTAATCAACAAGAAACTGATTGCAGCGAGCCATATTTATCAGATGATGCTGAACGCAGACGTAAGCAATGTGAAGTGTCTGACATTTGCCAATGCTGATGTGGCTGAGTTTAAAGTAAAAGAAGGATCGGCCATTACCAAACGTAAAGTAAAGGATCTGGGTCTGCCTAAGGGTACAACAATCGGAGGACTGATACGTAACGGAGAAGGTATTGTGGTAACAGGTGATACACAGATACAGCCAAAAGATCATGTTGTTGTGTTCTGCCTGAGTATGATGATTAAAAAAATTGAGAAGTTCTTCAATTAA